One Fuerstiella marisgermanici DNA window includes the following coding sequences:
- a CDS encoding M16 family metallopeptidase, whose amino-acid sequence MNRFTFITATMLIGMVSMLPTNADEKMPEPLRSVEGISEYHLDNGLKVLLFPDESLPKVTVNLTVLVGSRHEGYGEAGMAHLLEHMVFKGTPDHPDVPKALNARGARFNGTTWLDRTNYYETMPASDDNLEFAIRLEADRMVNSFIKGEDLESEMTVVRNEFERGENSPSRILRQRMTAAAYEWHNYGKSTIGNQADIERVPVDNLKRFYKRFYQPDNAILIVAGKFDPAMALQFAQKYFGAIPKPERELNQTYTEEPAQDGDRLVTLRRVGEVPMAGLMYHIPAGAHPDFVAVDTLSTVIAANPSGRLYEALVKKRQAAQVSGGSFSLHDPGVMFFMAEAAQGIDATSLLQQMIDVAEGVTEKPITQAEVDRARLELQKQWEMSFANSQDLAIALSDWAAQGDWRLLFLYRDRLEKVTVEDVNRMADFYLTSTNRTAGLFEPTDAPERTKVPETPDLAEMIGDYKGRAQVAQGEAFDAAPMAIEKRLTRKTINEGIQVTLLPKRTRGETVTVRMTLRYGDVESLTGKATAAQLMASMLSRGTKTKTRQEIQDELDKYLAELSISGSPGRVTVSLKTKRGNLQPVLMLIGDMLRNPSFPDQELELLREAILASSEKRLTDPTAIASNTARELLDRYDKDDPRYVSSLEEDIELLKNVTLDEIKNVYQSLMQARHGELTVVGDFDPEQVTNTVAEFLSDWDSKVKYAHIPREAFDSPEDRIRKINTPDKAQATYFATMTVPMKDTHPDYPALLLGVNILGGGSLSSRLADRVRQDEGLSYGVSASLQASPVDDRTSFYAYAITNPDKIDRVHEVIQEEITKLLKDGITEEELAMKKEAALQQRELSRSTDASLAQTLATYAFTDRTMRFAVDFEDKVRQLTVADVNAALRKHLDPEQLIIVMAGDFGKE is encoded by the coding sequence ATGAATCGTTTCACTTTCATCACGGCCACCATGCTGATCGGCATGGTTTCGATGTTGCCGACTAATGCGGACGAAAAAATGCCCGAACCACTTCGATCCGTCGAAGGAATTTCTGAATACCATCTCGACAACGGACTCAAGGTGCTGTTGTTCCCCGACGAATCACTGCCCAAGGTCACGGTCAACCTGACGGTGCTGGTCGGTTCTCGTCACGAAGGCTACGGCGAAGCCGGGATGGCTCACCTGTTGGAGCACATGGTCTTCAAAGGTACACCCGATCATCCCGACGTGCCCAAAGCCCTGAACGCTCGCGGTGCGAGGTTTAACGGAACCACATGGCTGGACCGGACCAACTACTACGAAACGATGCCCGCCAGCGATGACAATCTGGAATTCGCAATCCGCCTGGAAGCCGACCGCATGGTCAACAGCTTTATCAAAGGTGAAGACCTGGAATCCGAAATGACGGTCGTCCGCAATGAATTCGAACGCGGCGAAAACAGCCCTTCGCGAATTCTGCGGCAGCGCATGACTGCGGCCGCTTACGAATGGCACAATTACGGCAAGTCGACGATCGGGAACCAGGCCGACATCGAACGCGTGCCAGTCGACAACCTCAAGCGGTTCTACAAACGTTTCTATCAGCCGGATAACGCGATACTGATTGTGGCTGGCAAATTCGATCCCGCCATGGCGTTGCAGTTCGCTCAAAAATACTTCGGTGCCATTCCAAAGCCGGAACGCGAACTGAACCAAACCTACACAGAAGAACCCGCTCAGGACGGCGATCGCCTGGTGACGTTGCGGCGCGTCGGCGAAGTACCGATGGCGGGGCTGATGTATCACATTCCGGCCGGCGCTCATCCGGATTTTGTGGCGGTCGACACGCTTTCGACTGTCATCGCTGCGAATCCTTCCGGACGACTGTATGAGGCACTGGTCAAAAAGCGACAGGCTGCTCAAGTTTCCGGTGGCTCGTTTTCGCTGCATGATCCAGGCGTAATGTTCTTCATGGCCGAAGCAGCTCAGGGGATCGATGCGACATCGCTGTTGCAGCAGATGATTGACGTGGCGGAAGGAGTCACCGAGAAGCCGATTACTCAGGCAGAAGTGGATCGTGCCCGGCTGGAACTTCAGAAGCAGTGGGAAATGAGTTTCGCAAACTCCCAGGATCTGGCCATCGCACTCAGTGACTGGGCCGCTCAGGGCGATTGGCGGCTGTTGTTTTTGTATCGCGATCGGCTGGAAAAAGTCACCGTTGAAGACGTCAATCGAATGGCCGACTTTTATCTCACGTCTACCAACCGGACGGCTGGGCTGTTCGAACCAACCGATGCCCCCGAACGTACAAAGGTGCCGGAAACGCCGGACCTCGCAGAAATGATCGGCGACTATAAAGGCCGTGCTCAGGTAGCTCAGGGCGAAGCTTTCGACGCCGCTCCGATGGCCATCGAAAAACGTCTGACGCGGAAGACCATCAACGAAGGCATTCAGGTTACTCTGCTGCCGAAAAGAACGCGTGGCGAAACCGTGACTGTGCGAATGACGCTTCGTTACGGCGACGTCGAAAGCCTGACCGGCAAAGCAACCGCCGCGCAGTTGATGGCGTCGATGCTAAGCCGAGGCACCAAGACCAAAACACGACAGGAAATCCAGGACGAACTGGATAAGTATCTGGCTGAGCTTTCCATTAGCGGCAGCCCTGGTCGAGTCACCGTCAGCCTGAAAACGAAACGCGGCAATCTGCAGCCGGTGTTGATGTTGATCGGCGACATGCTCAGAAATCCGTCCTTCCCTGATCAGGAACTCGAACTACTGCGCGAAGCCATTCTGGCGTCGTCTGAAAAACGACTGACCGACCCAACCGCCATCGCTTCCAACACGGCACGCGAACTGTTGGACCGATACGACAAGGATGACCCGCGTTACGTCAGCAGCCTTGAGGAAGACATCGAACTGTTGAAGAACGTCACGCTGGACGAAATCAAGAACGTCTACCAGTCACTGATGCAGGCAAGGCACGGAGAATTAACTGTCGTCGGCGACTTCGATCCGGAACAGGTCACTAATACCGTGGCTGAATTCCTGTCGGACTGGGACTCAAAAGTGAAGTACGCTCACATCCCGCGAGAAGCGTTCGACAGCCCGGAAGATCGCATCAGAAAAATCAACACGCCAGACAAGGCTCAGGCGACCTACTTCGCGACCATGACGGTGCCCATGAAGGACACTCACCCCGACTACCCTGCCCTGTTGCTCGGCGTCAACATTCTGGGTGGCGGTTCATTGTCATCACGACTGGCCGATAGAGTTCGTCAGGACGAAGGCTTGTCATACGGAGTATCGGCGTCGTTACAGGCATCGCCCGTGGATGACCGCACATCGTTCTATGCTTATGCCATCACGAACCCGGACAAGATCGATCGCGTTCACGAAGTGATTCAGGAAGAAATTACAAAGCTGTTGAAAGACGGCATCACAGAAGAAGAACTGGCCATGAAAAAAGAGGCCGCTCTGCAGCAGCGGGAATTGAGTCGCTCGACAGATGCCAGCCTGGCTCAAACGCTGGCCACTTACGCCTTCACCGACCGGACCATGCGATTCGCGGTCGACTTTGAAGACAAGGTGCGGCAGCTTACAGTAGCAGACGTCAACGCAGCGCTGCGCAAGCATCTTGATCCGGAACAACTGATCATCGTGATGGCGGGTGACTTCGGGAAAGAGTGA
- a CDS encoding solute:sodium symporter family transporter, whose translation MTTALSFLFFTCLVAVVAWWRTHNDDQQTSTGYFLAGRGLSWFVVGGSLLLTNLSTEQLVGLNSGAYENGMIVMAWEVWSSLAIVAMAIIFLPRYLKSGITTIPEYLELRYNSTTRSLTSVIFLASIVLNVLPFVLLSGTEFMIDVFGVPELIGTNTRWVNLLVVSTLLATVGGCYAVLGGLKAVAVSDTVNGVGLVIGGLMIPVLGLAYIGDGSTIDGLSVLAESQPQRLSSLGDHNSNIPWSTLFTGMTLITIYYWCTNQGIVQRTLASKSLAEGQKGVLFASVMKLAGPIYLVLPGIIAWHIASEMDVPPPERPTQAYGYLVNLTLPSWAVGFFAATIFGAILSSFNSFLNSGSTLFSVDLYKGWLRPNATEVETVRVGKISALVIIPVSIGLVLFLAPLAEKEGLFDLMKNIAAVLNIPLLGIVFMGFFSRRAPAAAANAALVAGIAFQSYFGIYSGNHIGGVALHWLHVAALNFVFLIALMYLIRLVAPRSEPYVQKYSEDVDITPWRFAKPVGVGVVVLIAIMYIGFAGEFGTINGEQIKAEFQAVHPPAVDVGTGE comes from the coding sequence ATGACCACAGCGCTGTCCTTTCTGTTCTTTACATGCCTTGTCGCCGTCGTTGCCTGGTGGCGAACTCACAACGACGATCAGCAAACGTCGACCGGATATTTTCTGGCGGGCCGAGGCCTCTCATGGTTCGTTGTGGGCGGTTCGCTGCTGCTGACGAACCTGTCGACCGAGCAGCTTGTCGGCCTGAACAGCGGCGCGTACGAAAACGGTATGATCGTGATGGCGTGGGAAGTTTGGTCGTCGCTGGCCATCGTTGCCATGGCCATCATCTTCCTGCCGCGATACCTTAAGAGTGGCATCACCACGATCCCGGAATATCTCGAGCTGCGTTACAACAGCACTACTCGATCACTGACCTCCGTGATTTTTCTGGCGTCGATCGTGCTGAATGTACTGCCCTTCGTGCTGCTGTCCGGCACGGAATTTATGATCGACGTCTTTGGCGTCCCGGAACTGATCGGCACCAACACTCGGTGGGTGAACCTGCTCGTGGTAAGCACGTTGCTGGCAACGGTCGGCGGCTGTTACGCGGTCCTCGGCGGTTTAAAGGCTGTCGCTGTATCGGACACGGTCAACGGCGTGGGACTGGTCATCGGCGGACTGATGATTCCGGTGCTGGGTCTGGCCTACATCGGTGATGGAAGTACGATCGACGGATTGTCGGTACTGGCTGAGTCACAACCTCAGCGGTTGTCTTCGCTGGGCGACCACAATTCCAATATTCCGTGGAGCACCCTGTTCACCGGGATGACATTGATCACGATTTACTACTGGTGTACTAACCAAGGAATCGTGCAGCGGACGCTGGCTTCGAAGAGTCTTGCCGAAGGACAGAAAGGCGTTCTGTTCGCGTCGGTGATGAAGCTGGCCGGACCGATATACCTTGTGCTACCGGGGATTATCGCGTGGCACATCGCATCAGAAATGGACGTGCCGCCGCCCGAACGACCGACTCAGGCCTACGGCTACCTGGTGAATCTGACGCTGCCCAGCTGGGCCGTCGGCTTTTTCGCCGCGACAATCTTCGGGGCGATCCTGAGTTCCTTCAATAGCTTCCTGAACAGTGGCAGCACGCTCTTTAGCGTAGACCTGTACAAGGGTTGGCTGCGTCCCAATGCCACGGAAGTCGAAACCGTTCGCGTCGGCAAGATCAGTGCCCTTGTGATCATCCCCGTCAGCATCGGCTTAGTCCTGTTTCTGGCACCGCTGGCCGAAAAAGAAGGTCTGTTCGACTTGATGAAGAACATCGCGGCCGTGCTGAATATCCCACTGCTGGGGATTGTATTCATGGGCTTTTTCAGTCGCCGCGCGCCGGCCGCTGCTGCTAACGCGGCGTTGGTCGCGGGAATAGCGTTTCAATCCTACTTCGGAATCTACAGCGGAAATCACATCGGCGGCGTGGCGTTGCACTGGCTGCATGTGGCGGCATTAAACTTCGTGTTCCTGATTGCGTTGATGTACCTGATTCGCCTGGTTGCACCGCGATCCGAACCGTACGTACAGAAGTATTCTGAAGACGTGGACATCACTCCGTGGCGGTTTGCAAAACCTGTCGGCGTGGGAGTCGTTGTGTTGATTGCAATCATGTACATCGGCTTTGCTGGCGAGTTCGGTACGATTAATGGCGAGCAGATTAAAGCGGAATTTCAGGCCGTACATCCGCCAGCGGTCGACGTTGGTACAGGCGAATAA
- a CDS encoding PQQ-binding-like beta-propeller repeat protein, producing the protein MWNSKLLLGSWLISTVAIFSSNAQAQLPSDASANWHHWRGPTADGRAADDAKPPVRWSATENVKWTAAIPGQGTSTPIVWEDQIFVLSAEPTNKKAEQAPKKHERSKTQPPEVYYRFIVSSFNRETGDLVWQHVAVEEVPHEGHHPTHTYAGASPTTDGQRLYVSFGSRGIFCYSLDGNLIWKTDLGDMTTRYGWGEAVTPVVYGDSLIVNWDQEQGSFITCLDPATGNAKWKTDRPGEVTSWNTPLVTKIDGRGIVVANGTGRVRAYDLSSGDEIWNCGGQTVNAIPSPVRHDDFVVAMSGYRGAAAFAIPLASRGDVAAAEAWRWKYSKGTPYVPSPVISGNRIFYTGGNRDILTTLNVNTGEPIGEPRRLTGLGNAYASPVAANGHLYFLGRDGACVVLKDDESLAAVAVNRLNDATDASPVAVGDQLFLRSWTKLYCVQR; encoded by the coding sequence ATGTGGAACAGCAAGTTGCTTCTCGGCAGTTGGCTAATTTCAACCGTCGCAATCTTTTCCAGCAACGCACAGGCCCAACTGCCTTCGGACGCTTCCGCGAATTGGCACCATTGGCGTGGCCCAACGGCCGACGGTCGTGCGGCTGACGACGCCAAGCCGCCAGTCCGCTGGAGTGCGACGGAGAACGTAAAATGGACGGCTGCGATTCCGGGGCAGGGCACGTCCACGCCGATTGTGTGGGAAGATCAAATCTTCGTGCTTTCAGCGGAGCCGACTAACAAAAAAGCAGAGCAGGCACCGAAGAAGCACGAACGTTCGAAGACACAGCCGCCGGAAGTTTACTACCGCTTTATCGTGTCCAGTTTCAATCGTGAAACCGGCGACCTGGTCTGGCAACACGTGGCCGTGGAAGAAGTTCCGCACGAAGGTCACCACCCCACTCATACGTATGCAGGGGCGTCACCGACCACCGATGGTCAGCGGCTGTATGTGTCATTCGGCTCACGCGGCATCTTCTGCTATTCGTTGGACGGGAACCTGATCTGGAAAACCGATCTCGGCGACATGACGACTCGCTACGGCTGGGGTGAAGCTGTTACGCCGGTGGTGTACGGCGATTCGCTGATCGTTAATTGGGACCAGGAACAAGGTTCCTTCATCACGTGCCTGGACCCCGCCACCGGCAACGCGAAATGGAAGACTGATCGACCGGGTGAAGTGACATCATGGAATACGCCGCTGGTCACGAAAATAGATGGCCGCGGGATCGTGGTCGCCAACGGAACTGGCCGAGTTCGCGCGTACGACCTGAGCAGTGGTGATGAAATCTGGAATTGCGGCGGGCAGACGGTTAACGCGATTCCATCGCCCGTGCGACACGACGATTTCGTGGTTGCGATGAGCGGCTATCGGGGCGCCGCCGCATTTGCGATTCCGCTGGCTTCCCGCGGTGACGTCGCTGCAGCAGAAGCGTGGCGATGGAAGTATTCGAAAGGTACGCCGTATGTGCCTTCACCGGTGATCAGCGGCAACCGAATCTTCTACACCGGCGGCAATCGAGACATCCTGACGACGTTGAATGTCAACACGGGCGAACCAATCGGCGAACCCAGACGTCTGACGGGGCTTGGCAACGCGTATGCCTCGCCAGTTGCGGCCAACGGGCATCTGTACTTTCTCGGCCGCGATGGTGCCTGCGTGGTGCTGAAGGATGACGAATCTCTGGCCGCCGTTGCAGTCAACCGCCTGAACGACGCGACCGACGCATCACCAGTTGCCGTTGGCGACCAGTTGTTTTTACGCAGCTGGACCAAGCTGTACTGCGTGCAGCGTTAA
- a CDS encoding glycosyltransferase, whose product MAWIALAASTAALYWIYDGYGRFLRLAVALQKMFRSRSHSKTARRDKTAFGTDSRTEHEQPELTVLLTVHNEEEVISKRIHNLLESQYPADRLKVLIASDGSTDGTSSIVRNFDDDRVSLFESPGLGKTGTQNEALKQVTSDIVVFTDADIVFDSDFLQRIADRFRDPNVGAVDGRLLYAANPNDANTTSQGFYWNYEMTVRHLESQLGWLAVVAGASFAVRRELLQTMDPSIGEDCIVPLDVVQQGYLVVHEPDAKAFDEFEEGSGITLRRRIRQTLRNWQGTWSRPALLNPLRHPWYALALWSHKLMRWLSPVFLLVALCSSTWLLITVPTAFSFAAAAPYLALFGMAALGWLAAATGRRIPYTGVAFSFVLANTAFLVGIARAIVGRRVHAYKNA is encoded by the coding sequence ATGGCATGGATTGCCCTCGCTGCGTCAACAGCAGCCCTGTACTGGATATATGACGGATACGGCCGCTTTTTGCGACTGGCCGTTGCATTGCAAAAAATGTTCCGTTCTCGCAGCCACAGTAAAACGGCGCGGCGTGACAAAACAGCATTCGGAACCGACTCAAGAACGGAACACGAGCAACCCGAACTGACCGTCCTGTTAACTGTCCACAACGAAGAGGAAGTGATTTCGAAGCGGATTCACAACCTTCTGGAAAGTCAGTATCCGGCCGATCGGCTGAAGGTCCTGATCGCATCTGATGGTTCAACTGACGGCACCAGTTCTATCGTGCGCAATTTCGATGACGATCGCGTAAGCCTGTTCGAATCTCCCGGACTAGGCAAAACGGGAACTCAAAACGAAGCCTTAAAACAGGTGACGTCGGACATCGTCGTGTTCACCGATGCGGACATCGTTTTCGATTCCGACTTTCTTCAGCGAATCGCAGACCGGTTTCGTGATCCGAACGTTGGGGCTGTCGATGGTCGCCTGCTGTACGCGGCGAACCCTAACGATGCGAACACAACCAGTCAGGGGTTCTACTGGAACTACGAAATGACAGTTCGGCACCTCGAATCTCAACTGGGTTGGCTGGCTGTCGTCGCTGGTGCCAGTTTTGCCGTGCGGCGTGAGTTGCTACAGACAATGGATCCGTCGATCGGTGAAGACTGTATCGTTCCGCTGGACGTCGTGCAGCAGGGCTACCTGGTCGTGCACGAACCGGACGCCAAAGCATTTGACGAATTTGAAGAAGGCAGCGGCATCACGCTGCGACGTCGTATTCGACAAACGCTGCGAAACTGGCAGGGGACGTGGTCTCGCCCGGCTTTGCTGAATCCACTACGGCATCCGTGGTACGCACTGGCATTGTGGTCACACAAGCTGATGCGTTGGCTTTCGCCCGTGTTCTTATTGGTCGCCCTGTGTTCGTCCACTTGGCTGTTGATCACGGTACCTACCGCCTTCTCATTTGCAGCGGCGGCACCTTATCTGGCCTTGTTCGGCATGGCGGCTCTTGGCTGGCTGGCGGCGGCGACGGGGCGACGGATTCCGTACACCGGCGTCGCGTTCAGTTTCGTGCTGGCGAACACTGCGTTTCTGGTTGGCATCGCGCGAGCCATCGTGGGCCGCCGGGTTCACGCCTACAAAAACGCTTAA
- a CDS encoding DUF2185 domain-containing protein — MKVGYILVSNEIMVDGKPIGFLYREPPDNSLDSGWRALSGDESHEYAEEANNFALYNASTVVNVAREIIPLLGLSAPVAFERDATTGNLVAVEDDEDVSHDA; from the coding sequence ATGAAGGTTGGGTACATCCTCGTCAGCAACGAGATCATGGTCGACGGCAAGCCAATCGGTTTTCTGTATCGCGAGCCGCCGGACAACTCGCTAGACAGTGGGTGGCGAGCGCTTTCGGGCGACGAGTCTCATGAATACGCAGAGGAAGCAAACAACTTCGCGTTGTATAATGCTTCTACAGTCGTGAACGTGGCTCGGGAAATTATTCCGCTTCTCGGACTATCTGCCCCGGTGGCCTTCGAACGCGATGCAACTACGGGAAACCTTGTGGCCGTAGAGGACGACGAAGACGTATCACATGATGCTTGA
- a CDS encoding c-type cytochrome, translating into MSRFLFIPLILTAVAPTIAQDHAHHHHGDGEAEVERPKILLDKSARIVEYQLKRLDNAKLLLVETATDDPKYLPVFKAILLRPGLSLQNREAALDGLTAINKSDSATELLAVLGTLSDSDKDQQRVGRQLSAILLNQPAEVLKTKVADLNKATTQESSVLRATGYAGLIVAGQPDDAWDQAKQNESARLDYLAAVSLVPQGPLRNSLRDNVVASLDDAQPKAVRVAAIRALATISDQQPDSFQRLADFVPNVDFRTPAVRSLLKLPPEARDEATSRTLVKILVQHAEDTPAAKRTSDEFVDAMQLADELLRKLPSEESRSYRDRLRAVTVRVVRIHTVEEEMRYDRPFFAVEAGRPVQVILENEDLMPHNMVITKPGQLKAVALAGAELGTAPGLDGKLYVPESPDVLYSTDMVNAGQRFVLTFTAPTEPGEYPYVCTFPRHWMRMYGVMVVVPDLDAWQRNPVEPKDPLGNNRSFVQNWKLSDFPADQLADAMRGRNPDIGARLFKEATCLGCHKINGQGGSVGPDMKDLMKRWKGNHHGILREILEPSYKIDPKYAVKIVVDIDGRTTSGIVQAEDKKSISILVNPEVPEPKVILKDDIEEIIPSTTSMMPKALLDKFSREEIMEILAYITAAEE; encoded by the coding sequence ATGAGTCGATTTCTTTTTATACCGTTGATCCTGACCGCTGTTGCTCCCACGATCGCTCAGGACCATGCGCACCATCATCACGGCGATGGAGAAGCCGAGGTTGAACGACCCAAAATCCTGCTGGACAAGAGCGCTCGGATCGTCGAATACCAACTAAAGCGATTGGATAACGCAAAGTTGCTACTGGTTGAAACGGCCACTGACGATCCGAAGTATTTGCCAGTGTTCAAGGCCATTTTGCTGCGACCAGGCTTGTCACTGCAGAATCGAGAAGCCGCATTAGACGGCCTGACAGCAATCAACAAGTCCGATTCCGCAACCGAACTACTGGCAGTTCTTGGGACGCTGAGCGACAGCGACAAGGATCAGCAACGAGTGGGGCGGCAGCTTTCCGCCATCCTGCTGAACCAGCCAGCTGAAGTGCTCAAAACAAAGGTTGCCGATCTCAACAAAGCGACGACTCAGGAAAGCAGCGTCCTGCGAGCCACCGGCTACGCCGGGTTGATTGTCGCGGGTCAGCCGGACGACGCGTGGGATCAAGCGAAGCAGAACGAGTCTGCGCGGCTGGACTATCTGGCCGCCGTGTCGCTGGTACCTCAGGGTCCGCTGAGGAATTCGCTGCGAGACAACGTCGTTGCTTCCTTGGACGACGCTCAACCAAAGGCCGTGCGAGTGGCCGCGATTCGAGCGTTAGCAACAATTTCGGACCAGCAGCCTGACAGCTTTCAGCGACTAGCGGACTTCGTACCGAACGTCGACTTTCGCACGCCCGCTGTCCGCAGCCTGCTTAAGCTACCACCCGAAGCTCGCGATGAAGCGACGTCGCGGACCCTGGTCAAAATCCTCGTGCAACACGCCGAGGACACTCCGGCCGCGAAACGCACGTCGGACGAATTCGTCGATGCCATGCAGCTGGCGGACGAACTGCTTCGAAAATTGCCGTCAGAAGAATCTCGCAGCTATCGAGATCGCCTGCGAGCGGTCACTGTGCGAGTTGTTCGCATTCACACGGTCGAAGAAGAAATGCGGTACGACCGGCCCTTCTTCGCCGTCGAAGCTGGTCGCCCCGTGCAGGTGATTTTGGAAAATGAGGACCTGATGCCTCATAACATGGTCATCACCAAACCGGGGCAACTAAAAGCGGTGGCTCTCGCAGGCGCGGAACTCGGCACCGCACCTGGCCTGGACGGAAAGCTGTATGTCCCGGAAAGTCCCGATGTGCTGTACTCAACCGACATGGTGAACGCCGGCCAGCGCTTCGTATTAACTTTCACCGCGCCGACGGAACCAGGCGAGTACCCCTACGTCTGCACATTCCCTCGACACTGGATGCGTATGTATGGCGTGATGGTGGTCGTGCCGGACCTGGATGCATGGCAGCGTAATCCTGTCGAACCCAAAGACCCTTTGGGCAACAATCGATCGTTCGTGCAGAACTGGAAGCTGTCCGATTTTCCAGCGGACCAATTGGCCGACGCCATGCGTGGTCGCAACCCCGACATTGGGGCTCGACTGTTTAAGGAAGCCACATGCCTGGGCTGTCACAAAATCAACGGACAAGGCGGTTCCGTGGGCCCCGACATGAAAGATTTGATGAAGCGATGGAAGGGCAACCATCACGGCATCCTGCGTGAAATTTTGGAACCCAGCTACAAGATCGACCCCAAGTACGCCGTGAAGATCGTGGTCGACATCGACGGCAGAACAACGTCCGGCATCGTGCAGGCGGAAGACAAGAAATCGATTTCAATTCTGGTGAATCCCGAAGTGCCGGAACCCAAGGTCATTTTGAAAGATGACATCGAAGAGATCATTCCGTCGACCACATCGATGATGCCGAAAGCCCTGCTGGACAAGTTCAGCCGCGAAGAGATCATGGAAATCCTGGCGTATATCACCGCGGCTGAGGAATAG